The genomic window GGAAGGGACCCATGAAGTCAAAGCAGCAGTGGCTAACATTTCTGTCAGTGCCCAGTAAGCTGCGATGAGCTGTGGCTGCATATGGTTTTGTGTCATCTCCCAGTAGGGAAGGTGAAAGGGTTAATTTGTGGCAAAGGCATCTTAGATGACCATATCTGGCAAAGGACAGCCGTTCCTAGATCTGCTGGACAAACGGAGCCAACTCTGTTACTAATCTGAAGAAGAGAGGATGGTACCTGCAGTCTTGCATAATCAAAAGCAATGTTTCTATATGTAGagagagtatattgtatttttcacttccatatatatatatatatatatatatatatgtgaaaaatacaaaattaagCAGTGATGCATTTTATGCAGAGAACGATGGTTTATGCTTTTGTTCCTAGGTGGCTGCCCACTGTTTTGTTTTCACTCACAATGTGTTTATGGCTTGACAAAGATGCTAATACAATTGAGATAGTGAGGAAACTGAAGATGAAGTTTAAATATGCTTCTGTTTCTCCCACCCTTTATGGCATTGTATAGTGATCTAGACTGCAGCATGGGGATTTATAGGAACAAACATGTGGTTTTGAGCATATACATATACTGCTTCTTTTTAACGAATTCTTTGACTGTTTTATTGAGGAAACTAATAGTTAAGGGTAAACGGGATGACAACTCTTCATTtattgatggtgagtttggggacTTCATGTTTCAGGCTGGTGGTTGTATGCAACAGAAGGAGATGGTGATCTATTTAGACTGAAGACTGGCACTAAGTATTGGGAGGGTGTAGAGGTCAAAAATATGAGGCAGGTGGAAATTTTTCAGGAGGATGTACTCAGATGGTGGATTTGTGTAGGCTGGATTGTTAATTCGGTAGGAATTCTGAAGATAATGGTCCAATGCAAGGTCTTGCACAGAAAGACCTCTTTTGGGGGGCAAAATGGAGAGGGGGTGATTAAACTGATGCTCTCAGATGGACATGCCATTCGCTAACCTCACGTGCATCTCTTTCCTCAGAACTTATTCATTTTCCTGCTCTTCCTTGGACCTTTCAACTGCTTTGCAAGCTATAGTCGTGCCACTGAACTTTTCTACAGCATCAATGAAGGGCTGCCCTCCGGGTTCCTGATCGGGAATCTAGCCCAGGATTTACAGGTCCAGGCAAcatcagagggagagggagaggccacAGTAGAGGggaagcagcagcctcagcaaTGGGGGAAAACCCCTCTCTCCTTCAGCCTTGCCTCCCAGGGATTAGGAGGTCAGTATGTGAACCTGGACAACCAGACTGGAGAACTGCGCACCTCCGCAAAGGAGATTGACCGGGAGGCGCTCTGCACAGAGGATAATGTTGGCTCTAGTGtggttgcctcctcctcctcctccccagtacCATCTTCTGAGTCGTGCTTGCTCTTGCTGGATGTTATGGTGTTGCCTCAGGAGTATTTCCGCCTTGTCAAGGTGAAGATTGCCATCCACGATGTCAATGACAATGCCCCGTGCTTTCCCATGCCACAGATCCACCTCTTTGTGCCTGAGAACTCACCAGTCAACACCCGTTTAGCTATAGAGCATCCGGCAGTTGACCCAGACATGGGCAGCAACGGGGTCCAGACATACCACCTGCAAGATGACTTTGGGGTTTTTACATTGGATGTGGAGGAAAATGAAAGTGGGGAAAGAACGCCTTACCTGATTGTCATGGGTGCCTTGGACAGAGAGGCCAGAGACAAATATATTACCCTCATAACTGCAGAGGATGGAGGAGTGCCTCCACTGGTGGGCAGTGCCACCCTCACTATTGGCATCAGTGACATCAACGACAACTGCCCACAGTTCAATGAGACCCAGATCAATGTCACAGTTTTTGGGAATTCTAGTATTGGGTTGCCCATAGCCTCTGTCCATGCTGTGGATGTGGATCAGGGAATCAATGCAGAGATCACATATTCCTACAGCCAGAAGGTTTCTCAGTCCTCCCGCACTTTGTTTCATCTTGATGAAAGCACAGGTGTTATCAAGCTCTCCAAGAGGATTAATGGTGACACTCCTCGTCTCCATCGGTTGAGCGTATTAGCCAACGGTCCCGGTTGTATCCCTGCAGTGATCACTGTGTTAATATCCATCATCAAAGTCACAATGAGACCTCCTGAAGTGATTCCTCGTTTTATAGCTAATGAAGTAGAAGGGGTGGTTTACCTGAGGGAATTAGAGCCTGTTAACACACCGATAGCATTTTTTACCATAAAAGATCCAGACGAAAAATACAAAGTGGATTGCTATTTGGATGGTGACGGCCCATTCAGGTTGACACCATACAAACCATATCACAATGAGTACTTGCTGGAGACTACAAAACCATTGGATTATGAGGCTCAACAGTTCTATGAAGTATCAGTGATCGCATGGAATACTGAAGGATTCCATGTCAATAAAATAGTGAAAGTGCAGGTTCTGGATGATAATGACAATTCACCTGTTTTTTCTCAAACACTGATAGAATTATCAATTGAAGAAAATAATGTCCCCAATGCTTTTTTGACCAAGCTACATGCAACAGATGCTGACAGTGGAGAAAGAGGGCAGGTGTCTTATTTCCTAGGGCCTGAAGCCCCTTCATATTTTGCTTTAGATAAAGTCACAGGAGTTTTGACAGTTTCCACCCAGCTGgacagagaagagagagaaaaataccgCTACACAGTTAAAGCAGTAGATTCTGGAGTACCAGCCCGAGAATCAATAGCCACAGTTACCATCTCTGTACTGGATAAAAATGACAACAGTCCAAGATTTATCAACAAGGATTTTAGTTTTTTTGTGCCAGAGAATTTTCCAGGCTTTGGGGAAATTGGAGTTATAAGTGTCACTGATGCAGATATAGGGCAGAATGGCTGGGTAGCACTTTCTGTTGTAAATGGAAGTGACATCTTTGTTATAGACACTGGCAAAGGAGTGCTAAGAGCTAAGGTCTCTCTAGACAGGGAACAGCAGAGCTCATACATCTTATGGGTTGAAGCAGTTGATGGAGGTGATCCGGCCTTGTCCTCGACTGCAAAAATAACTGTCCTTTTGCTGGACATCAATGATAACCCACCCTTGGTCTTGTTTCCGCAGTCCAACATGTCTTACCTCCTAGTCCTCCCTTCTACTCTACCTGGCTCTCCTATCACAGAAGTTTATG from Podarcis raffonei isolate rPodRaf1 chromosome 4, rPodRaf1.pri, whole genome shotgun sequence includes these protein-coding regions:
- the PCDH20 gene encoding protocadherin-20, with protein sequence MISRGNERRRSSPPALGSRWLPAKRHRPLAMGQRSSPGSSTSATQRNLPNLFIFLLFLGPFNCFASYSRATELFYSINEGLPSGFLIGNLAQDLQVQATSEGEGEATVEGKQQPQQWGKTPLSFSLASQGLGGQYVNLDNQTGELRTSAKEIDREALCTEDNVGSSVVASSSSSPVPSSESCLLLLDVMVLPQEYFRLVKVKIAIHDVNDNAPCFPMPQIHLFVPENSPVNTRLAIEHPAVDPDMGSNGVQTYHLQDDFGVFTLDVEENESGERTPYLIVMGALDREARDKYITLITAEDGGVPPLVGSATLTIGISDINDNCPQFNETQINVTVFGNSSIGLPIASVHAVDVDQGINAEITYSYSQKVSQSSRTLFHLDESTGVIKLSKRINGDTPRLHRLSVLANGPGCIPAVITVLISIIKVTMRPPEVIPRFIANEVEGVVYLRELEPVNTPIAFFTIKDPDEKYKVDCYLDGDGPFRLTPYKPYHNEYLLETTKPLDYEAQQFYEVSVIAWNTEGFHVNKIVKVQVLDDNDNSPVFSQTLIELSIEENNVPNAFLTKLHATDADSGERGQVSYFLGPEAPSYFALDKVTGVLTVSTQLDREEREKYRYTVKAVDSGVPARESIATVTISVLDKNDNSPRFINKDFSFFVPENFPGFGEIGVISVTDADIGQNGWVALSVVNGSDIFVIDTGKGVLRAKVSLDREQQSSYILWVEAVDGGDPALSSTAKITVLLLDINDNPPLVLFPQSNMSYLLVLPSTLPGSPITEVYAVDNDTGMNAVIAYSIIGRRGPRPDSFKIDPKTGNITLEESLMQNDYGLYRLLVKVSDHGYPEPLHSTVMVNLFVNDTVSNESYIESLLRKEPDINVEEKEPQISIEPTHKRVESASCMPTLVVLSVISLCSITLVTGMGIYICLRRGRKYHRGDETLEVQIPLNGRIDLHMLEKRPVEISNI